A DNA window from Aspergillus nidulans FGSC A4 chromosome I contains the following coding sequences:
- a CDS encoding putative ubiquitin C-terminal hydrolase (transcript_id=CADANIAT00006846), translating into MAAAPLESSSTPPDATVYPQTRSLGDSMEEIDPQSTRKRPRLDSGSGACESLPAPDEASAPLPETAPDAPAIADQEAAVPNRPASRMTINMKSPTAANKRPTATEDTPIEGPGADPDAPAKITGGQPLNVVSLSSSPAQSPEIEVAELEDMDQDPNTTNWKSLGGALRDPLVADVVQLREQVHLPDSFPVLDQDREPRENLEEICLYIEKGSEHDTIVFTMVKQWLDDVANSLENFTYETFMDSKLFWDDVPMLADCLLRRAEQFRPDDTAEFWRCLEGFLINYARLAFHLIHLDAQLLGQLTNENDPPELDLMSRNYLYSLGWFLSYDKNPFYVALQRQYGHEVSNMITRLNDQVLAAPINGVQCLSAYTSNIAALIPRWPQLSQPLIQALSIVHDLAEPKDDHSGYGPDDQMVPHGHQQAMDTIYSLVRSVDELYQTHITKKSPWITNEASATVLRHISNTYMALCNQSASLASQIADDLSIQVPDDAPPVSLPIIVFYGWRFGVLKKHIMDGRMELRVAGIDTMQGDFVNVYSQYMRRDISSGLHNPVVQFMLKMLRENRIVEYMVSIESHPQLISRSHNIVGFLVVTGTYTDADTDTIWKTVTESPDPRTVSEVLGMLMKTFSLHHDLSGLLYLCSKLLELPLTHFDQRMVEFCEQLFHVLRERNPIRQDSFDSVHVDVRPLRLCVRLIRESAATEDLAVDQKASLQKFAGGQLSSFMDVGLSDADKMDIYERCVQDIAEKNQFSVGSIQALNALLSSQDSQEIRKLATEFNLTYLLISEMAEVVQGNRTDFADTFSRNGFISRVQMLSRIIERMPDSITPELGDILWQNIFMSSSLPQQGRRILWDMFCAITRHVVTGNPFIDRCIQYYLPKLSPSADYSLEVLAFAKQTINYEIRFNPPSSVADNEVISIPGMDRIWNFILTAPPNSIEADATAFAIEVYLDHNIIHRSPSSSVEATHMALVDRCVDQLKSAASKLKLHSGDPADAEEMMVVEDPSDGTFADELKFSRSLFFLRQFLQALRSRPQYSPPQNSPPSIPIQPEKGELIDIRYQAFDGGSRSKVRSLRIGDLSTASELHETLVKMTGFSKLMIIFSGQRMDLLEKPDQVLRDLKLSSGLMIVRRDPSCRGTAGRKFQPLTSVDNEVLKHFDDLYELLNLDDHLAREIYEFLIVFPPQEKVMDMVKSPSETDQNMFPMDRPYKFLYSVNALSESLRQEALEPTPSESMVSHSVQSVITALTRGELLETLGTSPISIQLAASLIECLLSALTVKAPVSGDVPVIPDSTALVTQLVRILEVGQGLRNPQMSELTIQRLVCCIFAIFLEGSLRDPSFWDATKHQAKFDRLLFSLLIEESHQPIRKGISDIIFLICSPSKQFKKPKFPAPQAQEAREVALSENPTRIDILATIWDAFVRTFSRVLEFPTQSQEFFEAAYIVFTSVAEKSPHDLIFSEYLRQWSGIMLSHRTNEFVGREPVDHIILGFSRLLKSCLDISASANITLDTFNLTEQLFDNYLFPDLSMPSHDSIVPQIPVMHTQTRQELYTIVGLLSKYGDNYNQLITRLEDIIPQDHTYQPGWSFERQKLIRSPEGYSGLKNLSNTCYLNSLLSQLFMNVGFREFMLGLKLTDPSASQKLLEETKKVFAYMQESWLRAVDPQEFVDSIRTYDNEPVDVTIQMDVDEFYNLLFDRWEAQILSPEDRKRFRSFYGGQLVQQIKSKECDHISERLEPFSAIQCDIKGKANLEESLQAYVEGEIMQGDNLIFHLKRFDFDMVTMMRSKINDEFHFPERIDMTPFTVDYLSDSNGDTQQDVFELVGVLVHSGTAESGHYYSYIRERPTANGRGTWVEFNDSDVTRFDPGRIGEQCFGGYSDSLHSTSAGQVRFNKVWNAYMLFYQRVSSMISAKSTYHAAENNYPVRVPLPLALANHIVMENELFVRAYCLLDPYHSVFVRYLVSQLNEEKLAKSEPRNKLDKSVVFIALDTLEQLLNRTKEPTGYENLVKEIYRITNEIPKGPQRVLQWAFDRPAGIPHLLKSVHPQIRNGSVRFIVHALARLRENVITTEDGSFEREKWNAVYLDGLEFVIATLDGMWPTLHSVSRPWDDYFELLCSLASFGSQEVGVILEHGFLLKCLEILWLDSEDSMRLKRQYPTYYKLLEKGRRFSHRKLMDLLSELLAKIDFTARPVSEDERQALPNERFSLTLTEHDLIRPLGQRRELVILKKILTQYNNPQACRNIFGLLMDAEPDAGLMEPIFQVLLEGLRFAPAERCAPFLEAALILCRRGPNMDRIVAILNHVAKGVDTINDSGGREHLLFFTNSMNSRNERLGLDEAWFSSHVIELIPDWVPALLIYPDRTIRNMTMDFLRKILFIDETTADGEEGQSRYAEVAKELLSASVDKLRKLYLATPGISVEAGALEAIRAVIDHCLVSYFTDTEEDQKIVSQAQAVVSAIEEMAVEVPEELPSGRSAFYFVSTLASNPRPPESDVPSPEEWDDGSMIASDSEMGMAGTP; encoded by the exons ATGGCAGCTGCCCCGCTAGAGAGCTCTAGCACCCCGCCTGACGCTACAGTGTACCCACAGACGCGTTCCCTCGGTGATTCCATGGAAGAAATCGACCCCCAATCCACCCGGAAACGTCCTCGTCTCGATAGCGGGAGTGGTGCTTGTGAATCTCTGCCAGCTCCCGACGAGGCGTCAGCCCCGCTCCCCGAAACTGCCCCGGATGCTCCTGCCATAGCAGACCAGGAAGCTGCTGTGCCGAACCGTCCAGCTAGCAGAATGACCATCAACATGAAGTCCCCTACTGCCGCTAATAAGCGTCCCACTGCCACCGAAGACACTCCCATCGAAGGACCCGGTGCCGACCCTGATGCCCCCGCGAAAATCACCGGCGGACAACCTTTGAATGTCGTATCACTCTCATCTTCACCCGCTCAGAGCCCGGAGATAGAGGtggcggagctggaagataTGGACCAAGATCCAAATACTACAAATTGGAAGTCCTTAGGTGGAGCCTTGCGGGACCCTTTGGTGGCAGACGTGGTGCAGCTCCGTGAGCAGGTCCATTTACCGGATAGTTTCCCGGTGCTTGACCAGGATCGAGAGCCGCGCGAGAATTTGGAGGAAATTTGTTTGTACATTGAAAAAG GATCCGAGCATGACACTATCGTTTTCACAATGGTTAAACAGTGGCTGGATGATGTGGCGAACTCTCTAGAAAACTTCACATACGAGACCTTTATGGACTCAAAGCTGTTCTGGGATGATGTTCCGATGCTAGCAGATTGTCTGCTTCGCAGAGC TGAACAATTTCGACCAGATGACACGGCTGAATTTTGGCGATGTCTAGAAGGGTTCCTCATCAACTATGCTCGGCTGGCTTTCCATCTTATTCATTTGGATGCTCAGCTTCTAGGACAGTTGACCAACGAAAACGATCCTCCAGAATTAGATTTGATGTCGCGGAATTACCTTTACTCTCTGGGTTGGTTCTTAAGCTACGATAAAAATCCGTTCTATGTTGCTCTGCAGAGGCAGTACGGGCATGAGGTGTCGAATATGATAACCCGGCTAAATGATCAAGTGTTAGCGGCTCCAATAAATGGTGTCCAGTGTCTTTCCGCATATACATCCAACATTGCCGCGCTCATTCCTCGCTGGCCGCAGCTTTCGCAGCCCTTGATTCAGGCATTGAGCATTGTCCATGACCTAGCAGAACCAAAAGACGACCACAGCGGGTACGGCCCGGACGACCAAATGGTTCCCCATGGGCATCAACAAGCAATGGATACAATATACAGCCTCGTTCGGTCGGTAGACGAGCTATATCAGACTCACATTACTAAAAAATCCCCCTGGATAACTAACGAGGCCAGTGCCACAGTGCTTCGTCATATTTCAAACACATACATGGCCCTGTGCAATCAGAGCGCAAGCTTAGCCTCGCAGATTGCCGACGATCTGTCTATACAGGTTCCTGATGACGCTCCGCCGGTTAGTTTGCCAATTATTGTTTTTTACGGTTGGAGATTTGGCGTTCTCAAAAAGCACATCATGGACGGCCGAATGGAGCTCCGTGTCGCTGGGATTGACACAATGCAAGGTGACTTTGTCAACGTCTATTCTCAGTATATGCGAAGAGATATATCCTCTGGACTGCATAATCCTGTTGTCCAATTTATGCTCAAGATGCTGAGGGAGAATAGGATTGTCGAGTACATGGTCAGCATCGAATCCCATCCCCAACTGATTAGTAGAAGCCATAACATAGTAGGCTTCCTTGTTGTTACGGGGACATATACTGATGCGGATACCGACACTATTTGGAAAACGGTCACAGAAAGCCCGGACCCTCGAACGGTGTCTGAAGTGCTCGGAATGCTTATGAAGACATTCAGTCTGCATCATGATTTATCTGGTCTTCTTTATCTATGTTCCAAGTTGTTGGAGCTGCCTTTGACCCATTTTGACCAGCGAATGGTGGAGTTCTGCGAACAACTATTTCACGTTCTGCGTGAAAGAAATCCGATCAGACAAGACTCCTTTGACAGTGTACACGTCGATGTGAGGCCGTTACGTCTGTGCGTGCGCCTAATTCGCGAGAGTGCTGCGACCGAAGACCTTGCCGTCGATCAAAAAGCTTCCCTGCAAAAATTCGCTGGTGGCCAACTAAGTTCCTTTATGGATGTAGGGCTTAGCGATGCCGATAAGATGGATATCTATGAGAGATGCGTTCAGGATATCGCCGAAAAGAATCAGTTCAGCGTGGGCAGCATCCAAGCCCTAAATGCTCTTCTCAGCAGTCAAGATTCGCAAGAGATCCGGAAGCTTGCTACCGAGTTCAATCTCACATACCTGCTTATTTCCGAGATGGCTGAAGTAGTGCAAGGGAACCGAACAGATTTTGCGGATACCTTTTCAAGAAATGGCTTCATTTCCCGTGTTCAAATGCTTTCCCGGATTATTGAAAGGATGCCTGATTCCATTACTCCGGAACTCGGTGATATCTTATGGCAGAACATCTTCATGTCCTCATCTCTTCCCCAACAAGGAAGAAGAATTCTCTGGGATATGTTCTGCGCAATCACTAGGCACGTCGTGACAGGGAATCCGTTCATTGACCGCTGCATCCAATATTACCTACCTAAGCTGTCGCCCTCCGCAGATTATTCCCTCGAGGTGCTCGCGTTTGCCAAACAGACTATAAATTACGAGATTCGCTTCAACCCTCCGTCCTCTGTCGCCGACAACGAAGTAATTTCGATTCCTGGAATGGATAGAATATGGAACTTTATCCTGACTGCACCCCCAAACTCAATCGAAGCCGATGCGACTGCTTTTGCCATAGAGGTCTATCTTGATCATAACATCATCCATCGCTCTCCCAGTTCATCTGTTGAGGCGACGCACATGGCTTTGGTTGACCGTTGTGTTGATCAGCTCAAATCCGCGGCATCAAAGCTGAAATTGCACTCGGGTGACccagcagatgctgaagaaatGATGGTTGTGGAAGACCCTAGTGATGGAACATTTGCAGATGAACTAAAATTCAGCCGTTcgcttttttttcttcgtCAATTTCTACAAGCCTTACGTTCTCGACCCCAGTATAGCCCACCACAAAATTCACCTCCCAGTATACCAATCCAGCCGGAGAAAGGCGAATTGATCGATATACGGTACCAGGCGTTTGATGGTGGTTCACGATCCAAGGTTCGCTCGCTACGCATTGGAGATTTGTCAACGGCTTCTGAACTCCATGAAACGCTCGTAAAAATGACCGGTTTCTCCAAGCTTATGATCATATTCTCGGGACAAAGGATGGACCTTCTCGAGAAACCTGACCAGGTACTTCGGGATTTGAAGCTCTCATCAGGATTGATGATCGTCCGGAGAGACCCGAGCTGCCGTGGCACGGCTGGACGGAAATTCCAGCCCTTGACTTCGGTTGATAATGAGGTGTTGAAGCACTTTGACGATTTATACGAGCTTCTTAATCTTGACGACCATCTCGCTCGGGAG ATATATGAGTTTCTTATTGTCTTTCCGCCCCAGGAGAAGGTTATGGATATGGTCAAGTCTCCTAGTGAAACCGACCAAAATATGTTTCCCATGGACAGGCCGTATAAATTTCTGTACTCTGTCAATGCACTTTCTGAATCTCTTCGACAAGAAGCTCTTGAG CCAACCCCGAGCGAATCAATGGTGTCTCATAGTGTTCAGTCTGTGATCACTGCCCTGACTCGCGGTGAATTGTTGGAGACGTTGGGAACCTCACCTATAAGCATTCAGCTTGCTGCCAGCTTGATTGAATGTCTGCTCTCTGCTCTGACGG TGAAAGCGCCTGTGTCTGGTGATGTGCCCGTAATTCCAGATTCTACAGCTTTGGTTACTCAGTTAGTTCGTATCCTGGAGGTCGGGCAGGGCTTGCGCAACCCCCAAATGTCGGAACTCACGATACAAAGACTTGTCTGCTGCATTTTTGCTATTTTCCTCGAAGGGTCTCTTAGAGACCCCAGCTTCTGGGATGCAACAAAGCACCAAGCCAAGTTCGACCGGCTCTTGTTCTCTCTACTCATTGAGGAGTCCCATCAGCCTATTCGAAAGGGAATATCGGACATTATTTTTCTTATCTGTAGTCCTTCAAAGCAGTTCAAGAAACCAAAATTCCCCGCCCCGCAAGCACAAGAAGCACGAGAAGTTGCGCTCTCTGAGAACCCCACCAGGATCGATATACTCGCAACGATATGGGATGCTTTTGTCCGTACTTTCTCACGTGTGCTAGAATTCCCAACGCAGTCTCAGGAGTTTTTCGAGGCCGCTTATATCGTATTCACATCGGTCGCGGAGAAATCCCCTCATGACTTGATTTTCAGTGAATATCTCAGGCAATGGAGCGGCATTATGCTCAGCCACAGAACGAACGAG TTTGTTGGTAGAGAGCCTGTAGATCACATTATCCTCGGTTTTTCTCGGCTCTTGAAGTCCTGCTTGGATATTTCTGCCTCAGCTAACATCACTCTCGATACCTT CAACCTCACAGAACAGCTCTTCGATAATTACCTCTTTCCAGATCTTTCAATGCCTTCGCACGACTCTATAGTCCCGCAAATCCCTGTGATGCACACTCAAACGCGGCAAGAACTCTACACCATAGTTGGCTTACTTTCAAAGTACGGTGACAACTACAATCAGCTCATAACGCGACTTGAGGATATCATACCGCAAG ATCATACATATCAACCCGGTTGGTCTTTTGAGAGACAGAAACTCATCCGATCTCCGGAGGGTTATTCTGGTCTGAAGAACTTGTCGAACACTTGTTACCTGAATTCGCTCCTGAGCCAGCTTTTCATGAATGTTGGATTCCGTGAATTTATGCTCGGGCTCAAGCTTACGGATCCATCAGCGTCCCAAAAGCTACTTGAGGAGACTAAAAAGGTGTTTGCATACATGCAGGAGTCCTGGCTCAGAGCCGTCGATCCCCAGGAGTTTGTTGACTCTATACGAACTTACGACAATGAGCCTGTAGATGTGACTATCCAAATGGATGTCGACGAATTCTATAACCTGCTTTTTGACCGTTGGGAAGCTCAGATATTGAGCCCTGAAGACAGGAAGAGATTTAGGTCGTTCTATGGCGGTCAACTTGTTCAacaaatcaaatcaaaggAGTGCGACCATATCTCAGAGCGGCTTGAGCCATTTTCTGCCATTCAATGCGATATCAAAGGGAAAGCGAACCTCGAGGAGAGCCTGCAGGCTTACGTCGAAGGAGAGATTATGCAAGGAG ACAATTTGATATTTCATCTCAAACGATTTGACTTCGACATGGTAACTATGATGCGCAGCAAAATCAATGACGAGTTTCACTTCCCGGAGCGGATTGATATGACGCCTTTCACTGTTGACTATCTCTCGGATTCCAATGGAGACACTCAGCAGGACGTTTTCGAGCTGGTTGGCGTCCTAGTACATAGTGGTACCGCCGAGTCCGGCCACTACTACTCGTACATTCGCGAAAGGCCTACAGCGAACGGACGAGGTACTTGGGTAGAGTTCAACGACTCCGACGTTACGCGTTTTGACCCAGGAAGGATTGGGGAGCAATGCTTCGGCGGCTACAGCGATTCTCTCCACTCCACCTCGGCGGGACAAGTCCGGTTTAATAAAGTCTGGAATGCTTACATGCTGTTCTACCAACGCGTTTCAAGTATGATATCGGCTAAGTCAACTTACCACGCGGCGGAGAACAACTATCCAGTGCGCGTTCCTCTGCCTCTGGCGCTTGCTAACCATATTGTGATGGAAAACGAATTGTTCGTACGAGCCTACTGTCTGCTGGATCCGTATCATAGCGTTTTCGTTCGTTACCTTGTCTCACAACTCAACGAGGAGAAACTCGCCAAGAGCGAACCGAGGAACAAATTGGATAAGTCGGTAGTTTTCATCGCGCTTGACACGCTGGAACAACTGCTTAATAGGACGAAAGAACCGACCGGGTATGAGAATCTCGTTAAGGAGATTTACCGCATCACCAACGAAATTCCCAAGGGGCCCCAAAGAGTCCTCCAGTGGGCTTTCGATAGGCCCGCTGGGATTCCTCATCTTCTAAAGAGTGTTCATCCACAAATCCGCAACGGTTCAGTCAGGTTCATTGTACACGCCCTGGCGAGGCTTCGAGAGAATGTCATAACAACCGAAGATGGAAGCTTTGAGAGGGAGAAGTGGAATGCTGTCTACCTAGATGGTCTTGAGTTTGTTATTGCTACCCTCGATGGCATGTGGCCGACGTTGCACAGTGTTAGTCGCCCATGGGACGATTACTTTGAGCTCTTATGCTCGCTGGCGAGTTTCGGCAGCCAAGAAGTCGGAGTAATCCTCGAACATGGGTTTCTTCTTAAATGCTTAGAGATCTTATGGCTGGATTCTGAGGACTCTATGAGGCTAAAGCGTCAATACCCTACCTACTATAAGCTGCTCGAAAAGGGCAGGAGATTTTCGCATCGGAAGCTTATGGACCTCTTGTCCGAGTTACTTGCGAAAATTGATTTTACCGCTCGGCCGGTCTCGGAAGATGAACGACAAGCGCTTCCAAATGAGAGGTTTTCACTAACGTTGACGGAACACGACCTCATTAGGCCTTTGGGACAGCGCAGGGAGCTAGTCATTTTGAAGAAGATCCTTACCCAGTACAACAACCCACAAGCATGCAGGAACATTTTTGGTCTTCTTATGGATGCAGAGCCAGATGCTGGTCTCATGGAACCAATTTTCCAGGTTCTGCTGGAAGGTCTTCGTTTTGCACCTGCTGAACGTTGTGCTCCATTCCTCGAAGCCGCCCTGATCCTTTGTAGAAGAGGTCCCAACATGGATCGAATTGTCGCGATTCTCAACCATGTTGCAAAGGGTGTTGATACAATCAATGATAGCGGAGGCAGAGAACACCTCTTGTTCTTCACGAACTCGATGAACAGTCGAAATGAGCGTCTAGGACTTGACGAGGCGTGGTTCTCTTCTCATGTTATAGAATTGATTCCAGACTGGGTCCCGGCTCTCCTCATTTACCCGGATAGGACCATACGAAACATGACAATGGACTTCCTGCGCAAAATCCTTTTCATTGACGAAACGACAGctgacggagaagaagggcaatcGCGTTATGCGGAAGTTGCCAAGGAGTTACTCTCAGCGAGCGTTGACAAGTTGCGTAAATTGTATCTTGCCACTCCTGGAATCAGCGTCGAAGCAGGGGCGTTGGAGGCGATTCGAGCAGTGATTGATCACTGCTTGGTATCCTACTTTACTGACACTGAGGAGGACCAGAAAATTGTTAGTCAGGCACAAG CGGTCGTATCGGCGATAGAAGAGATGGCAGTCGAGGTACCCGAAGAATTACCATCTGGTAGGTCGGCCTTTTACTTTGTCTCCACCTTAGCGTCTAACCCGCGGCCCCCAGAGTCTGATGTACCTTCTCCAGAGGAATGGGATGACGGCTCAATGATAGCTAGCGACTCAGAAATGGGAATGGCCGGAACGCCATAA
- a CDS encoding uncharacterized protein (transcript_id=CADANIAT00006847), with the protein MSSLMKSRGWSIIYHLEANRLQDSPTLTGKRSRASMRTLVTTLPAPITAPSPIVTPGSTVTFPANQQSSPIWISFPDSGPDVPLRKSGSRGCVPLYKLTLGPNRVRAPMVTRRVSIMTQS; encoded by the exons ATGTCTTCTTTGATGAAG TCGAGAGGCTGGTCAATCATCTATCACCTAGAAGCTAATCGGCTACAAG ATTCTCCAACCCTAACGGGTAAACGGTCGAGGGCAAGCATGCGTACCTTGGTTACCACACTGCCCGCTCCAATCACTGCACCGTCCCCAATCGTCACCCCTGGAAGCACAGTAACATTCCCTGCTAACCAGCAGTCCTCGCCAATATGGATCTCCTTTCCCGACTCGGGGCCCGATGTGCCATTGCGTAAATCGGGGTCTAGAGGATGCGTTCCGCTGTATAAGCTTACCTTGGGTCCCAATAGAGTTCGTGCGCCAATGGTTACCAGACGGGTGTCGATAATGACGCAGTCATAA
- a CDS encoding protein-S-isoprenylcysteine carboxyl O-methyltransferase (transcript_id=CADANIAT00006848), which yields MANDTAVPSASSATPTAAAYNTWTPPNPSLSQSQLQPQSQSQSQSQPIPITNKTTSTDALLYPSGSKSLSGISLRAFLLGTTLGLSSALTISLLNLTISDSQPHYLWRLPFFLASLSLFHFLEYYITAAHNTRYADISAFLLSSNGWAYNVAHSSAALECLLGYVFFPHDSYFKFTASVGGVKVQAVLGLFLMILGQTVRTLAMAQAGSNFNHTVQVERKEGHTLVQHGVYSVLRHPSYFGFFWWGLGTQLVLGNVVCFVGYAVVLWKFFNNRIQSEFSPFFYRRLMALMVLLGEERFLIAFFGNEYVEYKKRTIIGIPGIA from the coding sequence ATGGCCAATGACACCGCCGttccctccgcatcctccgcGACCCCAACAGCGGCAGCATACAACACCTGGACTCCTCCCAATCCCTCGCTCTCCCAATCTCAATTACAACCCCAGTCGCAATCGCAATCGCAATCGCAGCCGATTCCCATTACGAATAAGACAACATCGACAGACGCGCTCCTGTACCCTTCGGGCTCGAAATCCCTCAGCGGAATCTCCCTGCGCGCCTTTCTCCTAGGCACAACCCTCGGCCTCTCCAGCGCGCTCACCATCTCCCTCCTGAACCTCACCATTTCCGACAGCCAGCCTCACTACCTCTGGCGTctccccttcttcctcgccagtCTCTCGCTCTTCCATTTCCTGGAGTACTACATAACTGCCGCGCACAACACGCGCTACGCCGATATCTCCGCTTTCCTGCTTTCCTCGAACGGGTGGGCGTATAATGTTGCGCACTCGTCGGCCGCGCTTGAATGCTTACTGGGTTATGTCTTCTTCCCGCATGATTCGTACTTTAAGTTTACTGCTTCCGTGGGTGGGGTGAAAGTCCAGGCTGTTCTGGGTCTGTTCCTTATGATATTAGGTCAGACGGTGAGGACGCTGGCGATGGCGCAGGCGGGGAGTAACTTTAATCATACGGTGCAGGTTGAGCGGAAGGAGGGACATACGCTTGTGCAGCATGGGGTTTACAGTGTGCTACGACATCCGAGTTACTTTGGGTTCTTTTGGTGGGGCCTTGGGACCCAGTTGGTGCTCGGTAATGTAGTTTGTTTTGTGGGATACGCCGTTGTGCTGTGGAAGTTCTTCAATAACCGGATTCAGAGTGAgttctctcctttcttttaCCGTCGTTTGATGGCACTGATGGTGTTATTAGGGGAGGAGCGATTCTTGATTGCGTTCTTTGGGAATGAGTATGTGGAATACAAGAAGAGGACCATCATTGGGATCCCAGGAATTGCGTAA